The nucleotide sequence CGGCCAGAGAGACGGATACGGCGATCAGTACGAGGATCCATCGCGGCCACCCCTGAGCGGCGTGGAACCACTCTGGGAGGTCGCGGAAGACGAAGCCGACGATGGCGCAGGTCACCGCCCACGCCCGGCGCCAGGGGGTGATGGGGTGCAGCCGCCCCTCAAGGACGGTCGTGGCGGTCAAAGGGCCACCTGCCGTTCGACGCCGAGCCGGGTGAGAACATCGCGCACCCTCTCCGCCTCCGGCAGTGCGAGGTCGTGCACGCACACCTTGTGAAAGGCGCCGGTGGTCACCGTCACTGAGGCGAGCTGGAACCTGCGCTGCAGCGGGCCGGATGCGATCGCGACAGTCTGGATCCGCCCGTAGGACAACGCGACCTCACAGCGGCGGAACAGGCCGCCGCGGATGAGCAGGTCATTGTCGGCGAGGTGGTACCCGGACCGCTGCCAGACGGCACCCATACGCCACCAACGCCACAGGCCCCCACAGGCCAGGGCGCCGGCGACGTTCCAGGCCGGCCAGGCCGGAACGGCCGGCAGGACGCGGGGCACGAGCACGCCGAACAAGCCGCCCACCGTGAAGCAGGCAGCCAAGGTGGCCAGAG is from Streptomyces sp. Edi2 and encodes:
- a CDS encoding PH domain-containing protein translates to MTTSAVTGPPCELEAVKYTPLPRAALARWRVMLSLATLAACFTVGGLFGVLVPRVLPAVPAWPAWNVAGALACGGLWRWWRMGAVWQRSGYHLADNDLLIRGGLFRRCEVALSYGRIQTVAIASGPLQRRFQLASVTVTTGAFHKVCVHDLALPEAERVRDVLTRLGVERQVAL